The genomic window GGGGCCCATTCGGGGGGTGAGCTCGACCCTGAGGCTCGTCCTGAACGGGATTGAATGGCCGGTCAGGTGCTGTCAACTTCTGACCACCACAAAGATGAAGGCCCCGTGGCAGTGGGGCCACGGGGCACTGAGAAAGGAGGGCCGGGATTATTCAGCGACGGCGGGGACGGTGGGCAGTTCAGGGGCCTTGCCGGTGCGGATAGCTGTGGTCACGCGCTCGCGGATCTCATCGGCCATTTCGGGACGCTCGGCAATGTACGCGATGGCCTTTTCCTTGCCCTGGCCGATGCGTTCGTCGCCGTAAGAGTAGAAGCTGCCGGCCTTCTTGATGATGTCCATGTCGGTCGCCAGCGTCACCAGATCGGTCATCTGGTCGAAGCCCTTGCCGTACACCAGTGCCAGCTCGACTTCCTTGAAGGGCGCGGCCACCTTGTTCTTGACGGTCTTGACCTTGACGGTGTTCGCCACGGCATCGTTGCCGACCTTGATGGGCTGGCCGATCTTGCGGACGTCTAGGCGGACGCTGGCGTAGAACTTGAGGGCGCGGCCGCCGGTGGTGGTCTCGGGGTTGCCGTACATCACGCCGATCTTCTCGCGCACCTGGTTGATGAAGATGGCGGCGGTGCCGGTCTTGGACAGGATCGCCGTGAGTTTGCGCAGCGCCTGCGACATCAGGCGGGCCTGAAGGCCGGGCAGCGAGTCGCCCATCTCGCCCTCGATCTCGGCGCGGGGCGTCAGGGCGGCCACCGAGTCGACCACAACCACGTCGATGGCCCCGGAGCGGACGAGCAGTTCCATGATCTCCAGCGCCTGCTCACCGTTGTCGGGCTGCGACACGAGCAGCTCATCGGTGTTCACGCCCAGCGCGCGGGCGTACACAGGATCCAGCGCGTGTTCGGCGTCGATGAAGGCGCAGGTGCCGCCGGCCTTCTGGGCCTGCGCGACGATGGCGAGGGCCAGGGTGGTCTTGCCGCCGGATTCCGGGCCGTAGATCTCGGTCACGCGGCCGCGCGGAATGCCGCCCACTCCGAGGGCCAGATCCAGGCTCAAGCTGCCGGTCGAGACGACCTGAACGTCGAGTTTGCTCTCGGCGCCGAGCTTCATGATGCTTCCCTTGCCGAAGGCCTTCTCGATCTGGCTCATGGCCGTCTCGATGGCCTTGGCGCGTTCCTTGCTGTCGTTGGGGGCGGCGGTGATCTCCTTGGGGTTGTCCTTGCTCATGGCGTCTCCTGGGTGGGGTGGGATGTTGGGGTGGGTTCGGGCGATCCGGGTTCTGAAACGCCGGGCGCGGGGGGCGGTGGGGCGGTGGGGCCGGGACCCTCACGCAGGCGGTAGGCACCGGCCTGCTCGTAGATCGGGCCGGTCTTCTGGAGCAGGCTGCGCTGGAGGGTCAGGCTGCCCGCATGCCAGGACGCGTCGAAGGTCAGGGGCGGCACGCGCGGCGCCGGTCCCTTGCGGCGGGCCAGCGTGATGTGCCCCTTGAAGGGCAGCTCCTCGATCTCCAGCCCGAGGGCCTGGATGCCGGCGCGCAGGGCCGCGGCCAAGGCGTCCAGACCCTCCGCCTCGACCTTCACGAACCACACGCGGGGACTGCCCTCGTTCGGGAAGTACCCGGTGCCTCGCAGCCGCACGTCCAGTGCCTGGAACTGGGGCGCGAGCCTCTGCCCGAGGGCCTTCAGGTCGGCCACGCGTTCCAGCGGAACGGCCGGCAGGTACGCCAGCGTGACGTGCATCTGGTCTGGCCGTACGGACCGCCAGTTCCCCTTCAGCTTCTGCTGGGCCTGCGCGAGCGGCCCGGCGATCTCGCGCGGCACCTTCAGGGCGTAGAACAGCCGCTGTGTGGCCGGGGTGTGGCCATCGTCGACCGGCCCGGTACGCCGTGCCCCACGGGGGAGCTGCGGCGCCCGCTGGGGGCGTGCCGGACGATCCGCTTCGCCTGTGGCCGGCCGGGCTGGGCGCGTGGGCTCCACCACCGCGAGCTGGGCCAGCACAGCCAGTGCCTCGGCGTCCAAGGGCATAGGGTCGGCGTGGCGCCTCTCCCCTTTCGGCGGGGTGGCTTTCGACCCCCCGGCCTTTGGCCGGAGGCCCTCCGCTCTCTTCACCTTGACCTTCATGCGTCCCACCCGCCGGGGCGCAGGACGCGGTACGCGAGGGCCAGCGCGGCCACGGCGGCACGTTCACGGATCTGGGCCGGGTCGCCAGGCCAGTTGAGGCTGATGCTGCGCTGGAGTTCCGGCGTGTGCAGCGCGGCGTGTGCCTGCCCGGCTCCCTCGCCGCTGGCCTGGACGGCGACCGCCAGGCCGATGTCGGCGCCCAGGTGTTCGCACGCTCCGGCGGCGAGCTCGCGGGCTGCCTGTTCACTGACCAGTCCGGCGTCGTGGAGCGTGACCGGGGTGAGCCCCAGGGTGATCAGGCGGCGGTGATCCTGCGTGACGGCGGCGTCGAGGAATCCCGCCTCGTCGGCCAGCAGGGTGCTCAGGGCACCGGCACTGCCGGCCTCGATGACGCCTAGGCTGCGGCCCGCGAGCGCGGCGCTGACGGCTCCGGCGAGGGTCTGGGTGTCCTCACCCCACGTCCAGTTCCCGAGCTGGGCGCGCACGGTGCCCAGCACGGGGGCCAGCAGTTCGCGGGCCTGTGCGTCGGTGTCGGCGCTGGCGGCCACGCGCACGTCCACGCCGGTCTTGCGGGCGTAGGTGGCGACGCTGGGGTTCGCGGCCTTCGTCAGGTCGCCCAGCAGTTCCGCGACGTTGCTCTCGCCGATGCCCTGCGTGTGGATGGTGGTGTGCAGCAGCGCGCGGCTGGGCAGCGGCAGTCGGGGCAGCACCTGATCGCGCCACATGCGCTGCATCTCCCGCGGGGGGCCGGGCAGGGCGACGATCATCTTGCCGCCGGTCGTGACGAACCAGCCGGGCGCGGTGCCGACCGGGTTGGGCAGCGCCTGGGCCGAGGGAATCAGCCACGCCTGCTTGCGGTTGATCTGCGGCATGGTGCGACCGCGCGCCGTGTAGAGCCCTTCAAGCCACGCGAGCAGTTCCGGATCTTCCTGCGGCGTCTCATTCAACGCGGCGGCGATGGCCTCGCGGGTGAGGTCGTCATCGGTGGGGCCGAGGCCGCCGCCCAGGATGAGCAGGTCGGCGCGGCCCAGCGCAGTGTGGATGGCGGCGGTCAGGCGCTCCAGGTTGTCGCCGAGCACCGTCTTGCGGTGGAGGGTGACGCCCCGACTCCCGAGTTCGCGCGCCAGGAACGCGGCGTTGCTGTCGACGATTTCGCCGAACAGCAGCTCCGTGCCCACGCTGATAATTTCTGCTATAAGCATAACAACCTCGGTGGAGTATAGGCGATAACGGAACGGGCGTCCAGCCCCGAGGACGCCTGTTCCCTGGCCTGAAGTGTACGGCCCCCGCTCTGGACGCCCGCTTCAGTCCACACGGCCCGGTCCATCAGGCCGCGCGGATGCCCGCTCTGCCCGGTCACGGATGACCTCCAGAATGGTGCGTTGCAGGTCGTGCATGATCACCCGCGTGAAGAAGGCCGTGTAGCCGTTGAAGGGCGTGCTCACACGCTGCGTGCTGCTGAGGTGCAGCAGGGTGAAGCCGGGCCGCACGGCCTCCAGCGTGTAGGTGCCGCTCAGAACGTCGAAGAAGCGCCCCCCGACCCGGATGTGCGGATCGAGGGTTCCGGACTGCTGCGCCTGGATGCGGAACGAGAGGACGCGGTTCACCCGCCAGTCCGTGACGGTCTCCAGAAAGCTCAGGCCGCCGTCGAAGGTCGCCGTGCGCGCGGCCCCCACGCCCTGCCCGACCAGCACGGCCTCACGCGGGCGGGGCAGGCCGACCCAGTGGAAGAACCCGGCCCGGATCTCCGAATCCCCGATGCGCGGCACGGAGCGGATCTGCGCCCACACGGCGGCGGGCGGCGCCGCGATCAGCACGTCGTTCGTGACCGTGCGGTACACGTCGGCCACTGGGCGGGTCTGTTCGAGCGGCCCCAGCACGGCGGGCAGTGTGGCCGAGACCAGCAGCGCCACCGACCGGCCGCGCCAGCGCCGCAGCACCCACATCAGTCCTGCGCCCAGCAGCGCCATCGGGTACATCACGGGGGCCGCGATCACCGCGCACAGCACGCCCTCAAAGCCCGTGACTAGGGCGACCACCAGAAACACGCTGACCGTCAGGGCGCTCACCCCCAGCACGCGGGCAACGGGCGAGACGGCGCGCGGCGACCGGTCACCGAAGGCGTCGGGCGGCGTGGCAGCGGGGCGCACGGGCGTTCCCTCCAGCGCCAGCCACGCCGACAGCATTCCCAGCGCGAAGGGCACCAGGAACAGGTACGAGGCGACCATGACGCCCACGTCGCCATTCAGGCGGTGCAGCCACACGTACACGGTCAGCCCGTAGGCCGCGCCCGCCACGGCGCCGCCGACCGCGCCCCTCGCCAGTGGATGCATGGCTCCAGCGTACAGGGCCGGCCTGGCCCGCTACCCTGCACGGGTGACCCTCTGGACACCGCCACTCCGCTCGCTCCTGCCGACTGCCTTCGGCCCCGCTCCGGAGCTGCTGCGCCGCCTGACGCGCGACCTGAGCGCCCAGCAAGCGCAGCACGTGGGGATCCTGACCCCGGCGGGCGTCACGGCCACCTCCGAGGCGTTGCGGGCAGCGTTGCGCGTCCACCACTTCCATCCGGTCACCGGCCAGCCGCTGGACGCCACGGGCCGTGGTGGGCTGGGTGGCCTGGTCGGCGGCCTGCTGCGCGGCGTCGCAGGCCCGGCAGCGGGTTCGGACGTGGGAGGCTCTGGCGTGGACGTGCCCTGCCGCGACGAGAACAGCGGCCCCTACCGCCGCGTGTACAGCAAGCCCGGTTTCGCGTTCCAGTCGAGCCGCGTCTACCTGCCCAGCGACCAGCAGGGCGACCTGCACGAGGAGAAGGGGGCGGGCCACGGCGACACGGCCTTCGTGTACGTGGGTGGCTGGGGGGCCAGCGGGGGCGCGGTCGATGCTGGCCTGCAGCACGGGCGCTACATGAACGGCAGCCAGGACGACTGGGCCCCGTTCTTTCTGGTGCAGCAGCCGGGCGGCCCGAGCGCGGTCACGGTCTCGGACGAGCGGCAGGCGGGCGGCGATCCGTGGCGGCTGCGGGCCGGGCAGGACGCCGAACTGACCTTCTGGGTCACGCAGGACGCGGACCTCACGGTGCTGAGCCTGAGCGTGACCGGCGAGACCAACCGCGACCGCACCCGCAGCACCCTGACGCTGCGCGCGCCCATCGATGCCCGCTTCGGCTGGGACGCGGGCGGCGGCGCGAATATCCTCAAGCGCATGACGACCCTCGGGCAGACGGCGGGGCAGCAGCATCTCCAGACCGGAAGTTTCCTGCAGGGCGTGAACTGGCAGGGCAGCACCCTCGGCCGCAGCGCCGACACGGCCGTCCCCTGGCAGGCCGCGCAGACCGGCGGCTACTGCACCTTTCCCGATCCGGCCACACCCGTGGGCCAGCAGGCGGACGGCCACCCAAAATGGCACGTCGAGTACCGAGACGCCGGCAACGAGACCGCCAGCGTGTACCTGCGATGAGGTTCACGCGCGGCCTGGTGTGGCTGGCTCTGCTCGGACTGCCGGGCCGGGCGGGCGCGCAGGCGCAGCCGGGCGAGGTGTTCGTCCATTTCGGCCCGCTGGCTTGGGTGAAGGCGCAGACCGCGCTGCCCCGCGTGCTGGGCGGCCGCCTGCTGGTGCCGGTGACCGAGGGCTGTGACCTGCTGGGCCTGACCTGTACGGTGCAGGGCGACGGAGTAAACGTGGCCGGGCAGACCGTGGCCGCCCACCGCCTGCCGGGCAACGTGCTCCTCGTGCCGCTGGGGGCCCTGGCAGCGCTGGCCGGACAGACCGTGAGCTGGAACGCTGCCACCCGCAGAGCCACCGTGTCCGGGGGCATTGGCAGCCGAGGCTGGCGGCTGGCGTTGGCCCAGTTGCCCGCAATCTCGCTTCCGTCGGCCTACACCGGGCCGCTGACCGCCCGCTGGGGGGCCCCCGAGTCCGGCGTGCCCACCGTCGCCCTGACCGTAACCGCGCCGCAGGCCCTGAACGCGCTGACCATGTTCAGCAAGGCGCATGGACAGCTGAGCACAACGGGCAGCTCGGTGCGCGGCTCGGCGGACGTGAAGAACACCTTTCCCGGCTGCCGGGGCGCCCACGCCTGCACCCTGCCCGTGCCGCGCGATGCCCTGTGGGTGCTGGCCTTCCTCACGGCGAAGTAGCGCCACCACAGCACGAGCTGGGCGTCAGACGCAGGGCCAGAGCACCGCGGGGGGAGCCGTGGACCGGGCTGTCTATGCCGCCACGTCCTCCGATCTGTCCGTTAGCCGGGCAGACGCAAACATGAAACACACCTGAAGGCACCTTTATCTTCCGGACTGTCTTCCGGCAGTGGGCACTGGGCTGGGGGGCCGCTACGCTTCGATCAGGCACAACAAGCCAGACCGCGCCCAGGACGCGCCGCCCCCGCCGGGCGGCCGGTGATCCCGCCCACGCCCTTCCCCAGGGAAGGAGACCCCGGAGGCTCCACCATGAAGGCACCCCGACTCGGCCTGCTGCTCCTCGGCACCATCGCCCTCGCGTCCTGCGGCCAGCAGCTCAGTGCGCCCACCGCCGCCACTCCGGCGCAGTCCAGTCCAGTCGCCGCCACGCCCGGCACGGGCAGCGTCGCCGCGCAGATCGCCGCGTACGCCACCCGCCCGGAACTCCAGGACGCCGACAGCCAGGCCATCCTGAAAGACCACGCGAGCGATCCCCTGATGCTGTCCGCCTTGCAGGAAGCGTACGGTCAGGCCGCCGCTCCACTGGACGCCGCCGCGCTGGCTGCCCAGACCAGCGGGCAGATGCCCCTGAGCGCGCAGGCCACCGGCAAGGCCGGCTACGCCCAGTCGGTCGCGTGGGGATCGGTCAGCAACTACCGCTATCAGAAGGCCCATCCCAGGTACTCGGGCCTGAACTGGGGCTCGGATGGCTGCAGCGCGCCCAGCGGCCTGGGCCTGGGCTACCGCGACACCTTCCGCCCCGCGTGCGACGTGCACGACTTCGGCTACGGGAACCTGCCGAAACTGACTGGGAAACTGTACTGGCCGTACAACAAGGCCCGCACCGATTCCGCGTTCCTGAGCAACATGCGGGCCATCTGCGGCGCCAAATCCATCTTCACGCGCCCCGCCTGTTACGTCGCCGCGCAGGCGTACTACAAGGCCGTCGACATTGGCGGCTGGCCCGCCTGGATCCGCAACGGCTGATTCCCGGCGCTCCCCCTTCCTCCCGCACCCCCCGCTGTGCACGTCATCCCTGGAGGCCCCATGAACTTCCCTTCCCGCACTGCCCCCGCCGCCCTGCTGGCCCTGACCCTCGCCCTGAGCGCCTGCGGACAGTCCCCGCAGGCCACCGCGCCCGGCACGAGCACGGCCACCACACCGGTCGCCACCACCCCCAGCTCGCCGGTGATCAGCGCCGCCGATGCCCAGGTCAACCGGGCGCTCGACCAGTTCGCTCAGGAACTCGCGCGCCATATGACCAGTCCCGAGCTGCGGGCCACGATCGACCAGCAGACGGCCACCCGCTTCGACGGCGACCGCGAGACCCTGTACGCCACCCTGGCCCGCACCCCGCTGAGCAGCGGCACGGTCGAGTCCCTGCTCGCCAGCGGGCCGGGCGTGACCCTCAGTTCGCTGAGCACCCTCACCGGCAGCGTGAAGGATCTGCAGGTGGCCGTGCGCGGTCCCGCGTGGAACATAAAAGCGCAGGTGCCGCTGGTGGCCTTCGCGCCGCAGGGCGGGGACGAGTTCGCGCCGGTCACCGCGTACGACGCTCAGGGCGGCCGGCACGTGCTGGATGCCCACACGCTCCCGACCGAGCCGGTCGTGGTGGTGGGCGTGAACGAGCGCCTGGACGCGCAGGGGAACGTCATGAAGCCCATCGACGCCTCGGCCAGCAGTGTGCCGCCGACCCTGAGCGCGCAGGCCTGTGACAGCTGGGAACACCTGACCTCGGTGTACGTGCGTGACGACCACGAACCGTGGATCCGTGGCGACCCGGAAATCTACGTGCAGCTCGGCTCGAACTCTCACGACGGCCTGTACCAGGGATCGTTGCCGGACGTGAACGACGAGAACAAGTGGTACTACCCCAACCGCGATCTGATCCGCTGGTCGACCACCAGCCTGGGCAGCTGGATGATGTACCTGTGGTACGAGCGGGACGGCGGCAGCAGCATCACCCTGACCTTCGGCGCGGACGTGAAGGGCGTGAACGGCAGCGTGGCGTACACGGTCGCGGACGGCGACGACCAGATGGGCCACGCCACCCTGGCCTTCGTGGACCGCCTGAAGTCCTTCGCGCTCGACACCGGCGATGTCCGCTGGTGGCGCAGCGGCTGCAAGTAAGAGCCCTCCCGGCCTCGTCCTGACTGGCGTCATGCCAGGCCAGGGCGGGGCCCTGAAGGTGATGGACGCTGCATTACACTGCGGGCACCCCCTCTCCCCTCGCGTCCTGCCAGTGTCAGCTTCATCCGGGTGCCGCTCCGCACGCTCGCCTCCCCGAGGAACCGACCATGACTGTCCTGCCCGCGCCCGCGCTGCCCCCGGTCATTTCTTCGCCTTCGCCTGCCCTGCTGGCCGGGCCGCACGAGCCCGGTTCCGGAGCCACCGCCGAGATGCTGCGCACTGTGCGGGTCACCAACCTGATCACCTGGGCGGCCCTGTCCGTCCATTCCCTGCTGGTCGAGCCGGTGCGGGATCACCTGCCCCTCAGTCAGGTGCAGTGGTGGGGAGTCCTGAACGTGATCTTCCTGGCCGGGATGCTGCTTACCCTGCACCTGATGAACCGCTGGCCGTGGCGGGCCCTGCTGGGCCTGCTGGCCGGACAGTCGGTGCTGGCCCTGACGGCGAACGCCTTTCTGAACGGCAGCAGCGTGCAGGCCGGCCTGCTGATCCTGGTGGCGGCGCAGGTGGGCCTCCTGCTGCCCTTCCGGCAGGCGCTGCTGTGGGTCGCCGTCCAGAGCGGCGTGCTGCTGTGGGTGCTGCTCACGCACTGGCATAACTTGGACGCCTGGGCCTTCTCGACCGGGTATGTCTGCTTTCAGGCGCTGGCCATCACCACGGTTCGCACGGCCATGCGGGAGATCCGGGCGCGGCGGGCGCTGGCCACCGTGGTCGAGGAACTGCGGGCCACGCGGGCGCTGCTGAACGAGGCCAGCCGGCAGGCCGAGCGGCTCCAGATCTCGCGGGAACTGCACGACCTGCTGGGCCACCACCTGACCGGGCTGGGCATGCACCTGCAGGTGGCCGCGCACCTGCTGCCCGCCAGTCCGGCCCGCACGCACGTGCAGACCGCGCAGGGCGTCGCGCAGCAGCTGCTGGGCGACGTCCGGACGGCGGTGCGGGGCATGCGGGACACGGCCCGCTGCGATTTCCCCCTGGAACTGCGCGCCCTGGCGCAGGGCACGGATCTGGACGTGCACGTGACCCTGCCGCCGGACTTCCGGCTGGACTGTCCGGTCACGGCGCGCGTGCTGCTGCGCTGCGCCCAGGAGATCGTGACGAACGCCGCCCGGCACGCCCGCGCCTCGCAGGTGTGGCTGGACGTGCAGCGCAGCGGGGCCCTCGTGCGGCTGCGCGCCCATGACGACGGCCCCGGCGTGGCCAGCGTGCGCTTCGGCTGCGGCCTGAGCGGCATGCGCGAGCGGCTGGAGGGCCTGGGCGGCACGCTGGACGTGCAGACGCCCCCCGGCCAGGGCGTGACCCTGTGCGCCACACTTCCGGCGGGGGGCCTGGCGTGACGGCCGCCCACGCAGCGGCGGGCCCGATCCGGGTGTGTATCGCGGAGGATCAGACGCTGGTGCGCCAGGGCCTGCGTTCTATGCTGGGCCTGTCGAGCGACATGCAGGTCATCGCAGAGGCCGAGGACGGCGTGCAGGCCCTGACGCTGGTGCCCGCCGTGCGGCCGGACGTGCTGCTGCTCGACTACCGCATGCCCCACCTGGACGGCCTGGGCGTGCTGCGGGCGCTGGCCGCGCAGGGCGCGCTGCCGCCCACGCTGATCCTCACGACCTTCGACGATGACGACCTGCTCATCCAGGGCGTGGAGGCGGGCGCACGCGGCTACCTGCTCAAGGACGTGTCGCTGGAGGTGCTGCTCCAGGCGATCCGCACCGTGGCGAGCGGCGGCCGCTGGCTCCAGCCAGTCTCGACGGAACGGGTGCGCGGCCTGGACGGCGCCGCACCGGTGCGGGCAGAGGATCACGTGACCCTGACCGAACGCGAACAGGAGGTGCTGCGCTTGATGGCAGGCGGCTACTCGAACCGCGAGATTGCCGGGCTGATCACCACCACCGAGGGCACCATCAAGGGGTACGTATCGAACATCCTGTCGAAGATGGGCGTGCGCGACCGGACGCGGGCGGTGCTGCGCGCCCTGGAGATCCAGTTGCTCTAGCTCAGGCGGCGAGCCTGCGGCAGGCCGCCTCGCATTCACGGCAGGCGGCGGCGCACGCCTGGCAGTGATCATGGTGGTGCTGGCCGCACTCGGCGGCACAGGCCGCACAGGCCTCGGCACACAGCGCGCACGCCTGGGCATGTAAGTCGCTGCCGCGCATCAGCAGGCGGGCGGTCGTGGCGCACAGATCTGCACAGTCCCGGTCAAGGCGGATACAGCCCCGCATCATGTCGATGTCGGGCTCGTTCAGGCAGGCGATGGCGCAGGCCTCGCAGGCGTCCAAGCACTGCAGGCAGGCGTCGATGCACGCGCGGATCAGCTGTTCGTTCATGCCTGAGCGTGTCACGCCCGAACGGGCCGCACTTGAGAGCGGCGTTCAGAGGGACTTCACTCCGGGGGCGATCTGCTCCCCAGTGCTGCTGTCCTGTAGTTCCTGAACCCACCTCAGCGCCGGGGAGCGGTGACGCGCCGTCTCTACTGGACAGCCCAGATGCCCGAGAACAGGGCAAGGGCCCCTCGAGCGCGATATCGGGCGTTCGTCCGTGATGACTCCACCCGCACTCGCAGATCGTCGGCTGGGTTCATGGTGGTGCCGGGCCGGACGGCGGTGAGA from Deinococcus sp. KSM4-11 includes these protein-coding regions:
- a CDS encoding response regulator transcription factor, encoding MTAAHAAAGPIRVCIAEDQTLVRQGLRSMLGLSSDMQVIAEAEDGVQALTLVPAVRPDVLLLDYRMPHLDGLGVLRALAAQGALPPTLILTTFDDDDLLIQGVEAGARGYLLKDVSLEVLLQAIRTVASGGRWLQPVSTERVRGLDGAAPVRAEDHVTLTEREQEVLRLMAGGYSNREIAGLITTTEGTIKGYVSNILSKMGVRDRTRAVLRALEIQLL
- a CDS encoding SRPBCC family protein produces the protein MHPLARGAVGGAVAGAAYGLTVYVWLHRLNGDVGVMVASYLFLVPFALGMLSAWLALEGTPVRPAATPPDAFGDRSPRAVSPVARVLGVSALTVSVFLVVALVTGFEGVLCAVIAAPVMYPMALLGAGLMWVLRRWRGRSVALLVSATLPAVLGPLEQTRPVADVYRTVTNDVLIAAPPAAVWAQIRSVPRIGDSEIRAGFFHWVGLPRPREAVLVGQGVGAARTATFDGGLSFLETVTDWRVNRVLSFRIQAQQSGTLDPHIRVGGRFFDVLSGTYTLEAVRPGFTLLHLSSTQRVSTPFNGYTAFFTRVIMHDLQRTILEVIRDRAERASARPDGPGRVD
- a CDS encoding four-helix bundle copper-binding protein encodes the protein MNEQLIRACIDACLQCLDACEACAIACLNEPDIDMMRGCIRLDRDCADLCATTARLLMRGSDLHAQACALCAEACAACAAECGQHHHDHCQACAAACRECEAACRRLAA
- a CDS encoding DUF3103 family protein; this translates as MNFPSRTAPAALLALTLALSACGQSPQATAPGTSTATTPVATTPSSPVISAADAQVNRALDQFAQELARHMTSPELRATIDQQTATRFDGDRETLYATLARTPLSSGTVESLLASGPGVTLSSLSTLTGSVKDLQVAVRGPAWNIKAQVPLVAFAPQGGDEFAPVTAYDAQGGRHVLDAHTLPTEPVVVVGVNERLDAQGNVMKPIDASASSVPPTLSAQACDSWEHLTSVYVRDDHEPWIRGDPEIYVQLGSNSHDGLYQGSLPDVNDENKWYYPNRDLIRWSTTSLGSWMMYLWYERDGGSSITLTFGADVKGVNGSVAYTVADGDDQMGHATLAFVDRLKSFALDTGDVRWWRSGCK
- a CDS encoding phospholipase A2, which translates into the protein MKAPRLGLLLLGTIALASCGQQLSAPTAATPAQSSPVAATPGTGSVAAQIAAYATRPELQDADSQAILKDHASDPLMLSALQEAYGQAAAPLDAAALAAQTSGQMPLSAQATGKAGYAQSVAWGSVSNYRYQKAHPRYSGLNWGSDGCSAPSGLGLGYRDTFRPACDVHDFGYGNLPKLTGKLYWPYNKARTDSAFLSNMRAICGAKSIFTRPACYVAAQAYYKAVDIGGWPAWIRNG
- the recA gene encoding recombinase RecA, coding for MSKDNPKEITAAPNDSKERAKAIETAMSQIEKAFGKGSIMKLGAESKLDVQVVSTGSLSLDLALGVGGIPRGRVTEIYGPESGGKTTLALAIVAQAQKAGGTCAFIDAEHALDPVYARALGVNTDELLVSQPDNGEQALEIMELLVRSGAIDVVVVDSVAALTPRAEIEGEMGDSLPGLQARLMSQALRKLTAILSKTGTAAIFINQVREKIGVMYGNPETTTGGRALKFYASVRLDVRKIGQPIKVGNDAVANTVKVKTVKNKVAAPFKEVELALVYGKGFDQMTDLVTLATDMDIIKKAGSFYSYGDERIGQGKEKAIAYIAERPEMADEIRERVTTAIRTGKAPELPTVPAVAE
- the thpR gene encoding RNA 2',3'-cyclic phosphodiesterase, which translates into the protein MDAEALAVLAQLAVVEPTRPARPATGEADRPARPQRAPQLPRGARRTGPVDDGHTPATQRLFYALKVPREIAGPLAQAQQKLKGNWRSVRPDQMHVTLAYLPAVPLERVADLKALGQRLAPQFQALDVRLRGTGYFPNEGSPRVWFVKVEAEGLDALAAALRAGIQALGLEIEELPFKGHITLARRKGPAPRVPPLTFDASWHAGSLTLQRSLLQKTGPIYEQAGAYRLREGPGPTAPPPPAPGVSEPGSPEPTPTSHPTQETP
- a CDS encoding CinA family nicotinamide mononucleotide deamidase-related protein, whose protein sequence is MLIAEIISVGTELLFGEIVDSNAAFLARELGSRGVTLHRKTVLGDNLERLTAAIHTALGRADLLILGGGLGPTDDDLTREAIAAALNETPQEDPELLAWLEGLYTARGRTMPQINRKQAWLIPSAQALPNPVGTAPGWFVTTGGKMIVALPGPPREMQRMWRDQVLPRLPLPSRALLHTTIHTQGIGESNVAELLGDLTKAANPSVATYARKTGVDVRVAASADTDAQARELLAPVLGTVRAQLGNWTWGEDTQTLAGAVSAALAGRSLGVIEAGSAGALSTLLADEAGFLDAAVTQDHRRLITLGLTPVTLHDAGLVSEQAARELAAGACEHLGADIGLAVAVQASGEGAGQAHAALHTPELQRSISLNWPGDPAQIRERAAVAALALAYRVLRPGGWDA
- a CDS encoding sensor histidine kinase is translated as MTVLPAPALPPVISSPSPALLAGPHEPGSGATAEMLRTVRVTNLITWAALSVHSLLVEPVRDHLPLSQVQWWGVLNVIFLAGMLLTLHLMNRWPWRALLGLLAGQSVLALTANAFLNGSSVQAGLLILVAAQVGLLLPFRQALLWVAVQSGVLLWVLLTHWHNLDAWAFSTGYVCFQALAITTVRTAMREIRARRALATVVEELRATRALLNEASRQAERLQISRELHDLLGHHLTGLGMHLQVAAHLLPASPARTHVQTAQGVAQQLLGDVRTAVRGMRDTARCDFPLELRALAQGTDLDVHVTLPPDFRLDCPVTARVLLRCAQEIVTNAARHARASQVWLDVQRSGALVRLRAHDDGPGVASVRFGCGLSGMRERLEGLGGTLDVQTPPGQGVTLCATLPAGGLA